In Candidatus Polarisedimenticolia bacterium, one DNA window encodes the following:
- a CDS encoding M20/M25/M40 family metallo-hydrolase: protein MRPHLSGVLILLLLTSQFAPATLSASAPKKDAPFFGRTQGNNPLAQIAARIVGEATASGGAYEKLAWLTDRIGPRLSGSPQAEAAVAWTLREMRRDGLANVRREKVMVPHWVRGAETASIVAPVAQRLAVTALGMSEPTPPGGVTAEVVEVASFDELRALGDKARGKIVFYNKPIEAHADGSGYGSASGLRYRGAAEAGKQGAVAMLIRSLGTISARLVHTGTHAYEEGVPRIPAAAISAEDAELIHRLGAKGEAVQVHLTLGCKTLPDVESANAIGELRGRTLPGDVVVIGGHLDSWDLGTGALDDGAGVAVSMEALRILKKLNLRPRRTIRAVLFMNEENGNRGGKTYFETHRGEMERHVAAIESDAGAGHPLGFSVKSGAGGEATLRSLAGRLERIGATSVEVGGEGGVDISPMLAAGVPLLGLRQDMTEYFDWHHTAGDTLDKVNPRDLADNAAAMAFMAYALADLEVPLPRIPPEERESPDR from the coding sequence ATGAGACCGCATCTTTCGGGCGTCCTGATCCTTCTTCTCCTCACCTCCCAATTCGCGCCGGCGACGCTTTCGGCAAGTGCACCGAAAAAAGACGCGCCGTTCTTCGGCCGGACGCAGGGCAATAATCCGCTGGCGCAGATCGCCGCGCGGATCGTCGGGGAGGCGACGGCTTCGGGCGGGGCCTACGAGAAGCTGGCGTGGCTGACGGATCGGATCGGGCCGCGGCTGTCGGGATCGCCCCAGGCCGAGGCGGCGGTGGCGTGGACGCTCCGGGAGATGCGCCGGGACGGGCTGGCGAACGTCCGGAGGGAGAAGGTGATGGTCCCGCACTGGGTGCGCGGCGCGGAGACCGCCTCGATCGTCGCGCCGGTCGCGCAGCGCCTCGCGGTCACGGCCCTGGGCATGAGCGAGCCGACCCCGCCGGGCGGGGTCACGGCGGAAGTCGTCGAAGTCGCCTCCTTCGACGAGCTGCGCGCGCTCGGCGACAAGGCGCGCGGGAAGATCGTCTTCTACAACAAGCCGATCGAGGCGCACGCCGACGGCAGCGGCTACGGATCGGCGTCGGGGCTGCGCTATCGGGGCGCGGCGGAGGCGGGAAAGCAGGGGGCGGTCGCGATGCTGATTCGCTCGCTCGGCACGATCAGCGCGCGGCTCGTCCACACCGGCACCCACGCCTACGAGGAGGGAGTGCCACGGATCCCCGCGGCGGCGATTTCGGCGGAGGACGCGGAGCTGATTCATCGCCTCGGCGCCAAGGGCGAAGCGGTGCAGGTCCATCTCACCCTGGGCTGCAAGACCCTCCCCGACGTCGAGTCGGCCAACGCGATCGGTGAGCTGCGCGGGCGGACCCTGCCCGGCGACGTCGTGGTCATCGGCGGACATCTCGACTCCTGGGATCTGGGAACGGGGGCGCTGGATGACGGCGCCGGGGTCGCCGTCTCGATGGAGGCCCTGCGCATCCTGAAGAAGCTCAACCTGCGCCCGCGAAGGACGATCCGGGCGGTGCTGTTCATGAACGAAGAGAACGGCAACCGGGGAGGCAAGACCTACTTCGAGACGCACCGCGGCGAGATGGAGAGGCACGTCGCGGCGATCGAGTCGGACGCCGGGGCGGGCCATCCCTTGGGCTTCTCCGTCAAGTCGGGCGCGGGCGGCGAAGCGACCCTCCGGTCCCTCGCCGGCAGGCTGGAACGCATCGGCGCGACGAGCGTCGAAGTGGGGGGCGAGGGAGGGGTCGACATCTCCCCGATGCTCGCCGCGGGAGTGCCTTTGCTGGGGCTCCGGCAGGACATGACCGAGTACTTCGACTGGCATCATACGGCGGGAGACACGCTCGACAAGGTCAATCCTCGCGACCTCGCCGACAACGCCGCCGCCATGGCCTTCATGGCCTATGCCCTGGCGGATCTTGAGGTTCCGCTTCCTCGGATTCCGCCCGAGGAGCGCGAGTCCCCGGATCGCTGA
- a CDS encoding FG-GAP-like repeat-containing protein, whose product MLDFASWGSTTLFLRGPGGTVTEKPISLPLDPAEGFHSYDYVISTDLNRDGIPDAVVAQPFVIIEFSGQDFRFRDSTNLYAFLADGHGGFVRSQKIEALDLPGLDFKLMPGALKDFTGDGIVDYLGFGSGPRGSWEILPGDGTGHFLPPDQGIAAILPNVEYATPPIAASGDLNGDGLPDLFLRFGGLRMSTGLGQWSAPQALSKPYSGNGPIGFQDVNGDGRLDLQFFDRNLAVTYLNGENGTLGSPQELRLPLEPAGSIRMSWDLDAVSDQIYFGYPSYSYGYASTSLSVFLSSNGGARDSVRITPPSPFGEFAATGDFDGDGHKDLLFAGGDQIVIYRGNGRGDFRPIPGAPAPLSSGFFDAIAADLNHDGRDDVVTLNYPTLPNGAWTLSSYLGQLPRNPPLFLESKAAGIAPTRIAAGDLNGDGNPDVVMTHKGTKREGYPSSYYLGGTISVYLGEDGGRLGEPSTVIDSDPPGWYPAAVDVQIGRVNGDSVPDLLILFSDLRPGGITLGTWADGLGDGRFGEPYYYEYYEDGGIFSQLLPPTDVNGDGLPDLSFFPSYSGYPNLFGTFLGHDEEFFSQFSVGSDCCNNPGRHVDLDGDGFLDLLGALGDFLEFGEGAGTGEFHALGPKYSPSGVPLRQGGQGSSFALTPPVPLFADFNEDGREDVVISDSTGPILLLNRTNRVASDPAESLEEPREAAHPIEAEIDLAEIQAKIGSFDFLGNGSSQGALIFTLSLNDRLDREQESEGGRHGAPEQILQDEIRRPETVPPIGNHRPSTFSPGEAARPKLKSGTFQLFLNCGEPLLDSDRDGSVDLGIANAPTEPGLSGIPLADVSLTLRLDGGGPPFAGLHDLNRFSTVDRDRGVITFVIPYDSLLESLTPAERAALEQGDGTGRIFFWAVSRLYGDRDRVPDTNDGEDPTIRSEVGEFRFPIKDLRVTPQLTFKDVLITTHLDGPLTFANHGVSPVTVGSVELPESGLSLDPPSPFAVPPAGRQNALLRYAPTAHETLSGLATIHSDDPGRSALQFLPSGRGVAPIAEVAAELLDFGSVPIGLAGSWKSIEIRNAGDAFLNITWDMTDPYAQFSFMSDSYYVPGPEHRSLTLYPNETKRISLVFRPTQLGPSEGQFRLQTDDPFRPQIDVKLQGTGTAPEPRIYIDQFYFRPMFDVPLGGESNITYRVSNSGSAPLHILSATSSLPEFTARIEPEVLPPDSVATLTVTFRPTTWGTFNTVITVLSDDPTLPSYSGSIEARVPEPPPQMHVSTTHLDFGDVRLSQPVTRSFDLSNTGTGSLRITGPIVPYWCPLQADPNSDFTVLPGETRTVQVIYTADYIPPDWCDHFSFETNDPAMRYVDIEVLAHWLLASFSSPDVLYFPETMVGRSSTVNLSIVNNGEDDLRISSAQFDDSYFYLGGPLPDAIPPGGSALVPVVFRPNRSGSLSSYLMLSTNDPRRESAWIYLLGYGYYSALLKSPFELNSK is encoded by the coding sequence ATTTGGTTCGGGCCCGCGCGGCAGCTGGGAAATCCTGCCGGGCGATGGCACCGGGCATTTTCTGCCTCCCGATCAAGGAATCGCGGCCATTCTTCCCAACGTCGAGTACGCGACGCCGCCGATAGCCGCTTCGGGCGATTTGAATGGTGATGGCTTGCCGGATCTGTTCCTTCGCTTTGGAGGACTACGGATGAGCACGGGCCTCGGTCAATGGTCGGCGCCCCAAGCTCTATCGAAACCCTATTCTGGCAATGGCCCTATCGGCTTCCAGGACGTGAATGGAGACGGCAGACTCGATTTGCAGTTCTTCGACCGCAACCTTGCGGTGACCTACCTCAATGGCGAGAACGGAACTCTGGGCTCTCCCCAAGAGTTGCGCCTGCCGCTCGAACCCGCTGGAAGTATCCGGATGTCTTGGGATTTAGATGCGGTCTCCGACCAGATCTACTTTGGATACCCATCCTATAGTTACGGCTATGCCTCGACAAGCTTGAGCGTCTTCCTTTCCTCGAATGGCGGTGCAAGGGACTCCGTGAGAATCACTCCGCCTTCCCCGTTTGGGGAATTCGCCGCGACAGGAGACTTCGACGGCGACGGCCACAAGGATCTTCTTTTCGCAGGGGGTGACCAGATCGTCATCTATCGAGGGAACGGTCGTGGTGATTTCCGGCCGATACCCGGCGCACCGGCGCCCTTGAGCTCGGGATTCTTCGACGCTATTGCTGCCGATCTCAACCACGACGGCAGGGATGACGTGGTCACCCTCAATTACCCGACGTTGCCGAACGGGGCTTGGACTCTTTCGAGTTATCTGGGACAGCTTCCGAGGAACCCGCCACTCTTCCTTGAGTCGAAAGCCGCCGGAATTGCTCCCACCAGGATCGCGGCAGGGGATTTGAACGGCGATGGAAACCCCGATGTCGTCATGACGCACAAAGGGACGAAACGGGAAGGCTATCCTTCTTCCTATTACCTTGGGGGGACGATTTCAGTGTACCTCGGGGAAGATGGCGGACGGCTTGGCGAGCCCTCGACTGTCATCGACAGCGACCCCCCAGGCTGGTATCCGGCGGCCGTGGACGTCCAGATCGGTCGGGTGAATGGCGACAGCGTCCCCGACCTCCTCATTCTATTCAGCGACCTCAGGCCCGGCGGGATCACGCTCGGCACGTGGGCGGATGGCTTGGGAGACGGTCGTTTCGGGGAGCCTTACTATTACGAGTATTACGAAGATGGTGGGATCTTCTCCCAGTTGCTCCCCCCAACCGACGTGAACGGCGACGGTCTACCCGACCTGTCGTTCTTTCCTTCATACTCTGGCTACCCCAACCTCTTCGGCACGTTTCTGGGGCACGATGAAGAGTTTTTTTCGCAGTTTAGCGTCGGCTCCGATTGCTGCAACAATCCGGGCCGCCACGTCGACCTGGACGGAGACGGCTTCCTGGATCTCCTTGGCGCCCTGGGCGACTTTCTTGAATTCGGCGAAGGAGCCGGAACGGGTGAATTTCATGCTCTCGGCCCCAAGTATTCCCCGTCGGGAGTTCCCCTGAGACAAGGCGGTCAGGGTAGTTCGTTCGCCCTCACGCCTCCCGTCCCGCTGTTCGCCGACTTCAACGAGGACGGCCGGGAGGATGTCGTGATCTCCGACTCTACGGGTCCGATTCTTCTGCTGAATCGAACCAATCGTGTCGCCTCGGATCCTGCCGAGAGCTTGGAGGAACCACGCGAGGCCGCTCATCCGATCGAGGCGGAGATTGATTTGGCGGAAATCCAAGCCAAGATCGGATCCTTCGATTTCTTGGGAAACGGCAGCTCTCAGGGAGCATTGATATTCACACTCTCCCTGAATGACCGCCTGGACCGTGAACAGGAATCGGAAGGGGGCAGGCACGGGGCCCCCGAGCAAATCTTGCAGGACGAGATTCGGCGGCCCGAGACCGTTCCACCGATAGGCAACCATCGCCCATCGACCTTCTCTCCGGGAGAGGCCGCTCGTCCCAAATTGAAATCGGGGACTTTCCAGCTCTTTCTCAACTGCGGCGAGCCCTTGCTCGACAGCGACCGCGACGGCTCCGTGGATCTTGGCATCGCCAACGCGCCGACCGAACCTGGCCTCTCCGGAATCCCGCTGGCGGACGTCTCCCTCACCTTGCGATTGGACGGAGGCGGCCCACCCTTCGCCGGTCTCCACGACCTCAATCGATTCTCGACGGTGGATCGAGACCGCGGGGTCATCACGTTCGTCATCCCCTACGACTCACTGCTCGAATCGTTGACACCCGCGGAGCGCGCGGCCCTGGAACAGGGCGACGGCACCGGCCGGATTTTCTTCTGGGCCGTATCGCGCCTCTACGGCGATCGAGATCGCGTCCCGGACACCAATGATGGAGAGGACCCCACGATCCGATCCGAAGTCGGAGAATTCCGCTTCCCAATCAAGGACCTTCGCGTGACCCCGCAGCTCACGTTCAAGGACGTCCTCATCACCACTCACCTGGACGGGCCTCTGACCTTCGCGAACCACGGCGTCAGCCCTGTCACGGTCGGAAGCGTCGAGCTTCCGGAATCCGGTCTGTCCCTGGATCCCCCTTCGCCTTTCGCTGTCCCGCCGGCCGGACGGCAGAACGCGCTGCTGCGCTACGCACCGACCGCGCACGAGACGCTTTCGGGATTGGCGACCATCCACTCCGATGATCCAGGTCGGTCGGCCTTGCAGTTCCTCCCTTCTGGCCGCGGCGTGGCTCCGATCGCCGAGGTTGCCGCGGAATTGCTCGACTTCGGCTCCGTGCCGATCGGTCTCGCCGGATCGTGGAAATCGATCGAGATCCGCAACGCGGGAGATGCGTTTCTTAATATCACCTGGGACATGACCGATCCCTACGCACAGTTCTCGTTCATGTCTGATTCCTATTACGTTCCGGGTCCCGAGCACCGCTCCCTGACCCTGTATCCGAACGAGACGAAGAGGATCAGCCTGGTCTTTCGCCCGACACAGCTCGGCCCCTCCGAAGGACAGTTCCGATTGCAGACGGACGATCCGTTCCGCCCGCAAATCGATGTAAAGCTTCAGGGCACCGGCACCGCGCCGGAGCCGAGGATCTACATCGACCAGTTCTATTTTCGTCCGATGTTTGACGTACCTTTGGGGGGAGAGAGCAACATCACCTATCGAGTAAGCAATAGTGGATCGGCGCCGCTTCACATTCTTTCCGCAACGAGCAGCCTGCCCGAGTTCACAGCGAGAATCGAGCCTGAGGTCCTGCCTCCCGACTCCGTGGCGACCCTGACCGTGACCTTCCGTCCCACAACCTGGGGGACTTTCAACACAGTGATTACGGTCTTGTCCGATGATCCAACTCTGCCCTCCTATAGTGGTTCCATCGAAGCCAGAGTCCCCGAACCTCCGCCTCAGATGCACGTCTCGACAACCCACCTCGATTTCGGTGACGTCCGTCTCTCGCAACCGGTGACCCGCAGCTTCGACCTATCCAACACAGGAACCGGCTCTCTGAGAATCACCGGACCCATCGTTCCCTATTGGTGCCCGCTTCAAGCCGATCCCAACTCGGATTTCACCGTACTGCCCGGGGAAACCCGAACGGTGCAGGTGATCTACACGGCGGACTACATCCCGCCCGATTGGTGTGACCACTTTTCCTTCGAAACCAACGATCCCGCCATGCGGTACGTCGACATCGAGGTCCTCGCCCATTGGCTCCTGGCGTCCTTCTCCTCCCCCGACGTCCTCTACTTTCCCGAGACGATGGTAGGCCGATCCTCCACCGTCAACCTCTCGATCGTCAATAACGGCGAGGACGATTTGCGCATCTCGAGCGCGCAATTCGATGATTCCTATTTCTATCTTGGGGGTCCACTTCCAGACGCGATCCCCCCGGGAGGATCTGCACTCGTTCCCGTCGTCTTCAGGCCGAACCGATCCGGCTCTCTGAGTTCCTATCTGATGCTTTCCACCAATGACCCCCGCCGAGAAAGCGCCTGGATCTATCTCTTGGGGTATGGCTACTATTCCGCTCTTCTTAAAAGCCCCTTCGAGTTGAACAGCAAGTGA